The nucleotide window GAACCGAGCGTCATGCCTGGCTCCCCTCGCCGCGACGCCCAAGCAAACGCCCTCGGCCGCCCGAGCGTACCCGGCTCCGTCCACCAGCAGCGCCAGCACCGGCGCTAAGCCAGTATGCCAGGAACAGCTGCAGCACTGCCACGGCCACCATCAGCTCCAGCGACAGCGTCCATCCGCCGGTAACCGCGTGAAGCAACCCCAAGCCGAAAGGCCCCACGGTCGCCACGAGATAGCCCACCGACTGGGCAAGAGTGGACATCGCCGTAGTTTCCGCCGCGTTGCTGCCGCTGCGGCTGATCACCACCATGACGATCGGGAACACCGAAAAGCCGACGCCGATCAGCAGCACCGGAATCAGGACCAGCTGGTTGGGCATGACCAGCAGACACACATAACCCAGGAAGCTGGCACCGGTGGAAACCATGAACGCCGGTCGCAGCAGCGGCGGCCTGCTGGCCATCCACAGCACCAGGACGACGGCGGGAATGCTGATCAATTGCAGGGCCCCGAGCATCAGTCCCGCGGACGCCGGATCCAGGCCGCGGGCGATGAGGATGGAGGGCAGCCAGCTGATGATTGTGTAGACCAGCAGCGCCTGCACAGTGAAGAGCCCGGTGATCAGCAGGCCTTTTCTGGTGAGCAGCAACGGCCACGGCGAGACGCCCGCGCCAGTTTCGGCCACCGGGCGCGGCTTGCCGGCCACAGCCAGCGGTAGGAACGCCAGCAGGGCGACGACGGCCAGGAGCGACCACGACGCAAGGCCTGCAACGGGCGAGTTCAGCTGCATCGCCACCGGCACACTCAGCGCGGCGGCAGTGGTCGCACCGATCGACATGGTGATGGTGTAGACGCCGGTCATCGTCGAAGTCCGGTGCGCAAAGTGTTTGCGGATAAAGGAGGGCATCGCCACGTTGCAGATGGCCAGCCCGGACATGCTGACCACCGTGCCCAGCAGCAGCATGCCGACCGAATCGACCACGCGCAGCGCCAGTCCCGCGGTGAGCAGCGTCAACGCAACAGCGATCGCCCGCTCCAACCCGACGAGTCTGGTCAGCCAGGATGTGGCGGCGCCGGCAACGGCAAAGCAGATGACGGGAATCGACGGCAGCGTGGCCGCCACCAGCGGTCCGTACCCCAGCAGCAGCTGCAAATCGTGGAACAGGGCGGCGGCGCTGGCTACCCCCACGCGCAGGTTCAGACCAATAAGTACGACGGCGACAATCGCCAAGAAGGCAGCAAACCTTTTCGGTGTGGCCGGCTTCGGCGCTATCTGACGTTCGTCCAGCTCCGGAGCAAGCGTTTCGCCCAGCGTTTCGCCAAGGTTCTCGGCCTCCTTGCCGTGCGCCGGCAGGGCTGGGGCAAGAGAACTCCGGAATTTGGCGGCATCACGTGGCATCCCTAAACATTAGACGTCTGATGTCTCCCGGAGCAACTTCCATCCACTCATCCCGTCAACGGGACTCCGATCTCTTCAAACAGTCCGTCCTCATCCACGCCATGTTGCCGGGTCCCGGCAATGACTGTTTCCTGTCCCCTCTCACAGCTTCGATCGGCATTAAGGATTTCCATTAGGCTCAGCGTATGAAGATCGCGGTCCTTGACGACTATCAGCAGGTTGCCCGTTCCCTCGGCGACTGGGACTCCGTTAAGTCCGAGGTGGTCTTTTTCGACGAGCATCTCGGCCACGACGACGATTCGGTCGTTGCCGCCCTGGCTGGTTTCGACGTCGTCGTCGCCATGCGCGAGCGGACGCCGCTGCTCGAGGCGCGGCTCGAACGGCTGCCGGACCTGCGCCTGATTGTGTCCACCGGCCGGCGCAACGCCTCGATCGATCTCGCCGCTGCCCAGAGGTTAGGCATCACGGTCAGCCACACGGGCTACCGTCCGGAACCTGCGGCAGAGCACACCTGGGCGCTGATCCATGCGGCCACCCGGCACCTTGACGTCGAACTCGGCGCCATCGCCGCCGGTGGTTGGCAAAGTACAGTCGGGCAAGGGCTCGCCGGTCGGACACTGGGACTGCTCGGCCTAGGCAATCTGGGCTCTCGCGTGGCCAAGGTAGGTCTGGCTTTCGGCATGGACGTCATCGCGTGGAGCGAAAACCTCACGGCAGAACGTGCGGCGGAACACGGTGTGCAGCGCGTGGAGAAGGAAGACCTCTTCAGCGCCTCCGACATCCTGTCGGTGCATCTGGTCCTCTCGCGCCGGACGCGCGGCCTGGTCGGGGCTGAGGAACTGGCGCTGATGAAACAGGATGCAGTGCTGGTCAATACCTCGCGAGGACCCATCGTCCAGGAGGACGCACTGCTCGATGCGCTGCACTCTGGACGCCTCGGCGCTGCAGCGCTGGATGTCTTCGACGTCGAACCCCTCCCCGCCGACCACCCGCTGCGCAGTGCCCCGCGGGCGGTCCTCACCCCGCACGTGGGCTACGTGACGGAGGAGCAGTACCGGATCTTCTATCAGGATGCGGTGGCAGACATTGCTGCTTTCGCCGCCGGTGCGCCCGTGCGTGTCATGGAACCCTGAGAGGCTGACAGCGACACGGTTAACAACGGTGCTGACACAGACTCCAGCGCGGCGGGCAGTCCCGCAACGCCCGAATAGAGGCCCGACGTGGCAGCCAAAGGTACGACGAGCGCTGATGACGGTCAGAGACCTGCATCCTTTAGCGATTGAATATCGCGGCGGCGTTCGCTCTCGATAATCTTCATCATCTGCCGTTGGATCTTGTCCACCGTGTGTTTATCGAGCTCCTTGCGCAGCGCGGCGAGTTCCTCAGCCGCAATCTGCCGACGGATACTGTCGCGCTCGGCAACAGAAGATGCCTGTTCCAGCGCCTTTAGATAGCGCTCTTCCACAACAAGATTTTAGGTCCCGCGGGCCCGCACAGGCCAGACCGTAGTCGATTAGGACAGCACGTCTTTGGTGGCGAACCTGCTGTAGGCGAGTGCGCAGAAGACGACTATATAGCCTCCCTGGAGCAGGCCGTTGGCGGCGAAGGAGTCCCAAGAGATCGGTTGGCGCAGCAGGTCAGCGAAGCCGAGCCAATGGTGGCTGAACAGCCACGGGTGCAGCCATTCGAGCTGTGGAAGGTTATCGAGGATCTGGGACACGACGGCGAGCACAGCGGTCGCGGCCATGGCTCCGACAGGGACCTCGGTCAGGGTGGAAATGAACAGACCGATGGCCGCGAGTCCAAGCAGGGACAGGCCCACGTAGCAGGCCACCAGGAGCAGCCGAAGCAATGACTCCCCAAGGCTGATGGTGTCGCCGGAGAGCAGGGGGATCGGCCCTACCTCGAAGAGCGCTGAGCCGATCAGAACTCCCGCCGTCGCCACGGAGAGCGCGGCGGCGAGACAGAAGACGACGGCTGCCGCGTACTTCACTGCCAGCAGACGGAC belongs to Arthrobacter crystallopoietes and includes:
- a CDS encoding MFS transporter — its product is MPRDAAKFRSSLAPALPAHGKEAENLGETLGETLAPELDERQIAPKPATPKRFAAFLAIVAVVLIGLNLRVGVASAAALFHDLQLLLGYGPLVAATLPSIPVICFAVAGAATSWLTRLVGLERAIAVALTLLTAGLALRVVDSVGMLLLGTVVSMSGLAICNVAMPSFIRKHFAHRTSTMTGVYTITMSIGATTAAALSVPVAMQLNSPVAGLASWSLLAVVALLAFLPLAVAGKPRPVAETGAGVSPWPLLLTRKGLLITGLFTVQALLVYTIISWLPSILIARGLDPASAGLMLGALQLISIPAVVLVLWMASRPPLLRPAFMVSTGASFLGYVCLLVMPNQLVLIPVLLIGVGFSVFPIVMVVISRSGSNAAETTAMSTLAQSVGYLVATVGPFGLGLLHAVTGGWTLSLELMVAVAVLQLFLAYWLSAGAGAAGGRSRVRSGGRGRLLGRRGEGSQA
- a CDS encoding D-2-hydroxyacid dehydrogenase family protein codes for the protein MKIAVLDDYQQVARSLGDWDSVKSEVVFFDEHLGHDDDSVVAALAGFDVVVAMRERTPLLEARLERLPDLRLIVSTGRRNASIDLAAAQRLGITVSHTGYRPEPAAEHTWALIHAATRHLDVELGAIAAGGWQSTVGQGLAGRTLGLLGLGNLGSRVAKVGLAFGMDVIAWSENLTAERAAEHGVQRVEKEDLFSASDILSVHLVLSRRTRGLVGAEELALMKQDAVLVNTSRGPIVQEDALLDALHSGRLGAAALDVFDVEPLPADHPLRSAPRAVLTPHVGYVTEEQYRIFYQDAVADIAAFAAGAPVRVMEP
- a CDS encoding ABC transporter permease translates to MRSRAASSPVTAGWALLGSELKVLFRRWRTWAMLAALAAVPVLIALAVRLSSRDPGPGQGPPFLDRVSQNGLFIALTGMVVSIPLFLPLTVSVVAGDTIAGEAGHGTLRYLLAAPAGRVRLLAVKYAAAVVFCLAAALSVATAGVLIGSALFEVGPIPLLSGDTISLGESLLRLLLVACYVGLSLLGLAAIGLFISTLTEVPVGAMAATAVLAVVSQILDNLPQLEWLHPWLFSHHWLGFADLLRQPISWDSFAANGLLQGGYIVVFCALAYSRFATKDVLS